One stretch of Streptobacillus ratti DNA includes these proteins:
- a CDS encoding PTS system mannose/fructose/sorbose family transporter subunit IID, whose protein sequence is MESNKYIDQKVNKVVTPSILNKVALRSFFCQGAFNMERMQAAGWLYSLNPALKEIHTNKNDLSKSMKMHMEFLNTHPLLITFILGLVVAMEENKEDIDTIRAIKVSTMGPLGGIGDSLFWLTFLSISAGLGASFALQGSIIGPIIFFILFNVMQFTLKFGLMHYGYKTGVKSIATLKANTQKFTKSITILGLTVVGSMIASFIGLTTKIVISAGEASVNLQESFDKVMPKLLPVAYTFLMLYLLRKKVSPLNLVIITLIFGIVGTLIGII, encoded by the coding sequence ATGGAATCTAATAAATACATAGACCAAAAAGTTAATAAAGTTGTAACACCAAGTATATTAAATAAAGTTGCTCTTCGTTCTTTCTTTTGCCAAGGAGCATTTAATATGGAAAGAATGCAGGCTGCAGGTTGGTTATATTCATTAAATCCTGCACTAAAAGAAATTCATACTAATAAAAATGATTTATCTAAATCAATGAAAATGCACATGGAATTTCTTAACACTCACCCATTACTAATTACTTTCATTTTAGGATTAGTAGTTGCAATGGAAGAAAATAAAGAAGATATAGATACTATTAGAGCAATTAAAGTTTCTACAATGGGTCCTTTAGGTGGAATAGGAGATTCATTATTCTGGCTAACATTCTTATCTATTTCAGCTGGACTTGGAGCATCATTTGCACTACAAGGTTCTATAATAGGACCAATAATATTCTTTATATTATTTAATGTAATGCAATTTACTTTAAAATTTGGATTAATGCACTATGGATACAAAACTGGTGTTAAATCAATTGCTACATTAAAAGCTAACACTCAAAAATTCACTAAATCAATAACTATCTTAGGATTAACTGTAGTAGGTTCTATGATAGCATCATTCATAGGATTAACAACTAAAATTGTTATATCTGCTGGAGAGGCTAGTGTTAATTTACAAGAAAGTTTTGACAAAGTTATGCCTAAATTATTACCAGTTGCTTATACTTTCTTAATGCTATATTTATTAAGAAAGAAAGTTTCTCCACTTAATTTAGTTATAATAACTTTAATTTTTGGTATAGTTGG
- the agaW gene encoding PTS N-acetylgalactosamine transporter subunit IIC, translating to MLLKAILIAIWAGFAGIEQFDGLQTFHRPIFAGLVIGLILGDVKTGLMVGGSLELVWMGLVPLAGAQPPNIVVGGIFGVSLALLSGLQPQEAIGIVFPLAVIGQIIVTLMFSLYSGMMKLGDKSAEEANPSGVDKLVYIQLLIRFVLFGGVTFLFVYFGGDSVKSIIESIPQKIIDGFGTAGSMMPAIGFALLLNIMLKKEYFSFLIVGFVATAYLNLDLVAVTLIAISIALYDYYSNSSKTIEVVRNEEEENGI from the coding sequence ATGTTATTAAAAGCAATTTTAATCGCTATTTGGGCTGGATTTGCTGGAATTGAACAATTTGATGGACTTCAAACTTTCCACAGACCAATATTTGCAGGATTAGTTATAGGATTAATCCTAGGCGATGTTAAAACAGGATTAATGGTAGGAGGAAGCTTAGAGCTTGTTTGGATGGGACTAGTTCCACTTGCAGGGGCTCAACCACCTAACATAGTAGTTGGTGGAATTTTCGGAGTTTCATTAGCACTATTATCAGGGTTACAACCTCAAGAAGCAATAGGAATAGTATTCCCACTTGCAGTTATTGGACAAATTATAGTTACATTAATGTTCTCTTTATATTCAGGAATGATGAAATTAGGGGATAAATCAGCAGAAGAAGCTAATCCTAGTGGTGTTGATAAGTTAGTATACATACAATTATTAATTAGATTTGTATTATTCGGTGGAGTTACTTTCTTATTCGTTTATTTTGGTGGAGATTCAGTAAAATCTATTATAGAAAGTATCCCTCAAAAAATAATAGACGGATTTGGTACAGCTGGTTCTATGATGCCTGCAATAGGATTTGCACTATTATTAAATATCATGTTAAAGAAAGAATACTTCAGTTTCTTAATTGTTGGATTTGTTGCTACAGCTTATTTAAATTTAGATTTAGTAGCTGTTACACTAATCGCAATATCAATCGCTTTATATGATTATTATTCAAATTCTTCTAAAACAATAGAAGTTGTAAGAAATGAGGAGGAAGAAAATGGAATCTAA